Proteins encoded by one window of Bacteroidota bacterium:
- the nusA gene encoding transcription termination/antitermination protein NusA has translation MNSIDLVESFSEFKDVKNIDRPTLMKVLEDIFRTLLRKKYESDENFDIIVNTEKGDLEIWHKRSIVEDGTVENPVTQISLSDALKIEPDFSVGEETYEEVSIESFGRRAILAARQALVQRIMELEKDEVYKKYKDREGEIITGEVYQIWKKEILLLDDDGNELILPKNEMIAADNYKKGETLRAVVRKVDFRNSNPVVIVSRTDPKFLEKLLEQEVPEVFDGLIVIKKIVRAPGERAKVAVESYDDRIDPVGACVGMKGSRIHGIVRELRNENIDIINYTNNNQLLIQRALSPAKITSIELDNERKKAAVYLGQDQVSLAIGKGGLNIKLACQLTGYDIDVFRDSEEEEYDIDLDEFADEIEEWILDELKAIGCDTAKSVLELSSDELVRRTDLEEETVKDVLKILKSEFEED, from the coding sequence ATGAACAGTATCGACCTCGTCGAATCCTTTTCGGAATTTAAAGACGTAAAAAACATTGATCGCCCAACCCTGATGAAGGTATTGGAGGACATTTTTCGTACTTTGCTTCGCAAAAAATACGAAAGCGACGAAAATTTCGACATCATTGTAAATACAGAAAAAGGAGATCTTGAGATCTGGCACAAACGTTCCATCGTGGAAGACGGAACAGTTGAAAATCCGGTTACACAGATATCTCTGAGCGATGCATTAAAAATTGAACCTGACTTTTCAGTAGGCGAAGAAACCTATGAGGAAGTAAGTATTGAAAGTTTTGGTCGCCGAGCCATTCTCGCGGCTCGTCAGGCTTTGGTGCAGCGTATCATGGAATTGGAGAAAGACGAGGTTTATAAAAAATATAAGGATCGTGAAGGAGAAATAATTACAGGAGAAGTATATCAGATCTGGAAAAAAGAGATCCTGTTATTGGATGATGATGGCAATGAACTTATTCTTCCTAAAAATGAAATGATCGCAGCTGATAATTATAAAAAAGGGGAAACATTAAGAGCAGTAGTTAGAAAGGTGGATTTCCGCAATAGCAATCCGGTTGTAATTGTTTCAAGAACAGATCCTAAATTTTTAGAGAAATTATTGGAACAAGAGGTTCCGGAGGTTTTTGACGGATTGATCGTAATTAAAAAGATCGTTCGCGCACCGGGAGAAAGAGCAAAAGTTGCCGTTGAATCTTATGACGACCGCATTGATCCGGTTGGAGCATGTGTTGGTATGAAAGGATCAAGAATTCACGGCATCGTTCGCGAATTACGCAACGAAAATATCGATATCATCAATTACACAAATAATAATCAGTTATTGATACAACGCGCTTTGAGTCCGGCTAAGATCACATCTATAGAGCTGGATAATGAAAGAAAGAAAGCTGCTGTGTATCTTGGTCAGGATCAGGTTTCTTTGGCAATTGGTAAGGGAGGATTAAACATTAAACTTGCCTGTCAGTTAACCGGTTACGACATTGATGTATTCCGCGATTCGGAAGAAGAGGAATATGATATTGACCTGGATGAATTTGCAGATGAGATAGAAGAATGGATCTTGGATGAGTTAAAAGCCATCGGTTGCGATACCGCAAAAAGCGTGTTGGAACTTAGTTCTGACGAGCTAGTTCGCAGAACAGATCTTGAGGAAGAAACGGTAAAAGATGTACTTAAAATATTAAAATCGGAATTCGAAGAGGATTGA
- a CDS encoding response regulator transcription factor, with protein sequence MDKYTAILIDDEEPGRRNLSVLLEKYCPEIEIIAEASNAAEAKEKILSLTPNVLFLDINMPELNGFDLLDSLAKKDFAVVFVTAHKDHGIQAVKAGAIDYILKPIVIKELQQAVNKITDHFDQKKSDLVTENEKPGRITLSHTGGFSVIEMKDIVRLEAESNYTRVFVQEKKSYFVSKPLKVFEDNLKDNIFFRVHRSYIINLLFVKEFLREDGGVIVMVDEAKIQLPKARYSDFMDAMKKLSISI encoded by the coding sequence ATGGATAAATACACTGCCATTTTGATCGATGATGAAGAGCCTGGTCGCAGAAACCTCAGTGTTCTTTTGGAAAAATATTGCCCTGAAATTGAAATAATTGCCGAAGCTTCCAACGCTGCTGAAGCAAAGGAAAAAATTTTATCGCTTACCCCTAATGTATTGTTTCTCGATATTAATATGCCCGAATTAAATGGGTTCGACCTCCTTGATTCACTTGCCAAAAAAGATTTTGCAGTAGTTTTTGTTACGGCACATAAAGATCATGGAATTCAGGCGGTTAAGGCAGGGGCGATAGATTATATTTTAAAACCAATTGTAATAAAAGAATTACAACAGGCTGTAAATAAAATAACCGATCATTTCGATCAGAAAAAATCGGATCTTGTTACAGAAAATGAGAAACCAGGTCGAATAACTCTAAGCCATACCGGCGGTTTCAGTGTAATTGAAATGAAGGATATCGTAAGGTTGGAAGCTGAAAGTAATTACACGCGTGTATTTGTGCAGGAAAAAAAATCGTATTTCGTATCAAAGCCACTAAAAGTATTTGAGGATAATTTAAAAGACAATATTTTCTTCCGCGTGCATCGATCTTATATAATTAATCTCCTTTTTGTAAAAGAATTTTTGCGGGAAGATGGTGGTGTTATCGTAATGGTGGATGAAGCCAAAATTCAACTTCCCAAAGCACGTTATAGCGATTTTATGGATGCAATGAAAAAATTATCCATTTCAATTTAA
- the lptB gene encoding LPS export ABC transporter ATP-binding protein: MILRAEKLIKKYKNRTVVNEVSVEVNPGEIVGLLGPNGAGKTTSFYMIVGLIKPVSGKVYLDNKDITDYPMYKRAQLGIGYLPQEASVFRKMSVENNIASVLQMTKLSRQDQKKKLETLIGEFGLENVRKSNGDVLSGGERRRTEIARALATDPKFILLDEPFAGIDPIAVEDIQQIVEKLKFKKIGVLITDHNVQETLSITDRAYLLFEGKILKQGSAEDLANDPQVRKVYLGQNFILRKNLRNEENTVTPI, translated from the coding sequence GTGATATTACGTGCAGAAAAATTAATAAAAAAGTATAAGAACCGGACAGTTGTGAACGAGGTAAGTGTGGAAGTGAATCCGGGTGAGATCGTGGGATTATTAGGTCCGAATGGTGCCGGTAAAACCACCTCTTTTTATATGATAGTTGGGTTGATAAAACCTGTTTCAGGAAAAGTTTATCTTGATAATAAGGATATTACTGATTATCCGATGTATAAAAGAGCACAATTAGGAATTGGATATCTTCCACAGGAAGCCAGTGTATTCAGAAAAATGAGTGTCGAGAACAATATTGCAAGTGTGTTGCAGATGACAAAACTGAGCAGGCAAGATCAAAAGAAAAAATTAGAAACACTAATAGGAGAGTTTGGTTTAGAGAATGTGCGAAAAAGCAACGGCGATGTTTTAAGTGGTGGCGAAAGAAGAAGAACTGAAATAGCCAGAGCACTTGCCACTGACCCTAAATTTATTTTGTTGGATGAGCCCTTTGCCGGAATTGATCCTATTGCAGTGGAGGATATTCAGCAAATAGTGGAAAAACTAAAATTTAAAAAAATAGGCGTTTTGATCACCGATCACAATGTACAGGAAACCCTTTCTATTACTGATCGCGCGTATTTATTGTTTGAAGGGAAAATTTTAAAACAAGGCTCGGCCGAGGATCTTGCAAACGATCCTCAGGTGCGAAAAGTGTATCTTGGTCAAAATTTCATTTTGCGCAAAAACTTACGCAATGAAGAGAATACGGTTACTCCAATTTAA
- the infB gene encoding translation initiation factor IF-2 encodes MSEEKNIRLAKAASEFNVAISHIADLLKSKGFTVDPKPTTKLSEEMYNQLLKEFGKDKDLKGKADSLSIGIGRKLEKEKTDKPEEVAVVEPVKKVEEVEVVEKVVVQKEVPEVKEIKEEIPVIEKQKEPEVEVIKARKEKVEEIKIVGKIDLDRKKTKKPVEEPKIEEPVKEEVAPVVEAKTEIEKPEIKEEKKQEIVVPQVKEETEKKSDEREMIETKKVTLEGPKIVGKIEIKEEKKPERRPHTQVGANNADNKRKKRKRIKKHERINVDKLKEEERQKENRARETGTATNRFIKKPEVVDPEAAQRKIQEQIRNTLAKLSGGVQRGKGARAGKQMKRERREAAELVEAEAAGSNVLQVAEFTSLSELASLMNVSPTDLVQSCFNLGMMVSINQRLDAEIIELLADENGYKVQFINATEDDLEEETTEEDPALLEHRPPIVTIMGHVDHGKTSLLDYIRETNVVAGEKGGITQHIGAYEVDLPNGKRIAFLDTPGHEAFTAMRARGAKLTDIAVIVIAADDQVMPQTKEAISHAQAAGVPMVFALNKIDKVGANIDKIKEQLSQMNVLVEDWGGKFQCQEISAKSGIGIETLLEKILLESELLDLKANPNKEAIGTIIEASLDKGRGYVSNIMVQEGTLKVGDMMVAGPYYGKVKAMFDERSKRITEAGPSTPLLVLGLNGAPQAGEKFKTFDDEAEAKNVANKRSQILREQGIRTKKHITLEEIGRRKALGTFRELNIIIKADVDGSMEALTDSLLKLTTAEVQVNAIFKGVGQITESDVMLASASDAVIVGFQVRPSSAVRKLAEKEGVEIRLYSIIYNAIEEIKAAMEGMLAPKLEEKVTCIVEVREAFKISKVGTVAGCMVTEGKITRQTKIRVLRNGIVTHTGTLSSLKRFKDDAKEVPSGMECGLTINNFNDIEVGDQIEGYEEVEVKRTL; translated from the coding sequence ATGTCAGAAGAAAAAAATATACGATTAGCTAAAGCCGCCAGCGAATTCAACGTGGCAATATCTCATATTGCCGACCTGTTGAAATCGAAGGGGTTTACCGTGGATCCAAAGCCTACAACTAAGCTGTCGGAGGAAATGTACAACCAGTTGCTGAAGGAATTTGGCAAAGACAAAGACCTTAAAGGCAAGGCCGACTCGTTGAGTATTGGCATTGGCCGCAAACTGGAAAAGGAAAAAACCGACAAACCGGAAGAAGTTGCCGTGGTTGAACCTGTTAAAAAGGTGGAAGAAGTTGAGGTGGTTGAAAAAGTGGTTGTTCAGAAGGAAGTACCTGAGGTAAAAGAAATTAAAGAAGAAATTCCGGTAATTGAGAAACAAAAAGAACCGGAAGTTGAGGTTATAAAGGCCAGAAAGGAAAAAGTAGAGGAGATCAAAATTGTTGGCAAAATTGACCTCGACAGGAAAAAAACCAAAAAACCGGTAGAAGAACCGAAGATAGAAGAACCTGTTAAAGAAGAAGTAGCTCCTGTTGTTGAAGCAAAAACGGAAATAGAAAAACCGGAAATAAAAGAAGAGAAAAAACAGGAAATTGTTGTTCCTCAGGTTAAGGAAGAAACAGAGAAAAAATCGGATGAGCGTGAAATGATCGAGACCAAAAAGGTAACACTGGAAGGGCCGAAGATCGTTGGAAAAATAGAGATCAAAGAAGAAAAGAAACCCGAAAGACGCCCACACACTCAGGTTGGCGCCAATAATGCCGATAATAAACGCAAAAAGCGCAAACGCATCAAAAAACATGAGCGCATTAACGTTGACAAATTAAAAGAGGAAGAGCGCCAGAAAGAAAACAGAGCGAGAGAAACAGGTACTGCAACAAATCGTTTCATTAAAAAACCGGAAGTTGTTGACCCTGAAGCGGCGCAAAGAAAAATACAGGAACAAATTAGAAATACACTTGCTAAATTAAGCGGTGGAGTTCAGCGTGGAAAGGGCGCCCGTGCGGGTAAACAAATGAAACGCGAACGCCGTGAAGCTGCAGAATTAGTGGAAGCAGAAGCAGCGGGAAGCAATGTATTACAAGTTGCGGAATTTACTTCACTTTCCGAGTTGGCGAGTTTGATGAATGTTTCACCTACCGATCTGGTTCAAAGTTGTTTCAACTTAGGTATGATGGTTTCCATAAACCAAAGATTGGATGCGGAGATCATCGAACTACTTGCCGATGAGAACGGATATAAAGTGCAATTCATCAATGCAACCGAAGACGATCTGGAGGAGGAAACTACTGAAGAGGATCCTGCATTGTTGGAACATCGTCCGCCGATAGTTACCATCATGGGTCACGTGGATCACGGTAAAACATCTTTGTTGGATTATATCCGTGAAACAAATGTTGTTGCGGGTGAAAAAGGTGGAATCACACAACATATCGGTGCATACGAAGTGGATCTTCCAAACGGAAAAAGAATAGCATTTTTAGATACTCCGGGTCACGAGGCCTTTACTGCCATGCGTGCACGCGGAGCTAAATTGACCGATATTGCAGTAATTGTAATTGCTGCCGATGATCAGGTGATGCCGCAAACCAAGGAAGCGATCAGCCATGCTCAGGCAGCCGGCGTTCCAATGGTTTTTGCATTAAATAAAATTGATAAGGTTGGTGCCAATATTGATAAAATAAAGGAACAACTTTCTCAAATGAATGTTTTAGTTGAGGATTGGGGAGGTAAGTTTCAGTGCCAGGAAATTTCTGCAAAATCAGGAATCGGTATCGAAACACTCTTGGAAAAGATATTATTAGAATCTGAATTACTCGACCTAAAGGCAAATCCAAATAAAGAAGCAATAGGAACTATTATAGAGGCATCCTTAGATAAAGGAAGAGGATATGTGAGCAATATCATGGTGCAGGAAGGAACACTTAAAGTTGGTGACATGATGGTTGCAGGACCTTATTATGGTAAAGTGAAAGCGATGTTTGATGAAAGAAGCAAACGCATCACGGAAGCTGGTCCATCCACTCCATTACTTGTTTTAGGTTTAAATGGCGCACCTCAGGCAGGTGAGAAATTCAAAACCTTCGACGATGAGGCAGAAGCTAAAAATGTGGCAAATAAACGCAGCCAGATCCTTCGCGAACAAGGTATAAGAACGAAAAAACATATTACCCTCGAAGAAATTGGACGACGCAAGGCTCTTGGTACTTTCAGAGAATTGAATATCATTATCAAAGCCGACGTGGATGGTTCAATGGAAGCATTGACAGATAGTTTATTAAAACTCACCACTGCAGAAGTGCAGGTAAATGCAATATTTAAAGGTGTTGGTCAGATTACAGAAAGCGATGTAATGCTTGCTTCCGCTTCTGATGCAGTAATAGTTGGTTTCCAGGTTCGTCCGAGCAGTGCCGTGCGAAAATTAGCAGAAAAAGAAGGTGTGGAAATAAGACTTTACAGTATCATTTACAATGCAATTGAAGAGATCAAAGCAGCCATGGAGGGTATGCTTGCTCCTAAATTGGAAGAAAAAGTTACTTGTATCGTGGAAGTACGTGAAGCCTTTAAGATCTCCAAGGTTGGAACTGTTGCCGGTTGTATGGTAACGGAAGGCAAAATTACCCGTCAAACCAAAATACGTGTATTGCGCAATGGAATTGTAACACATACCGGAACACTCAGCTCACTGAAACGATTTAAAGATGATGCAAAAGAAGTTCCTTCAGGAATGGAATGCGGATTGACGATAAATAACTTTAATGATATTGAAGTTGGCGATCAGATAGAGGGTTACGAAGAAGTAGAAGTAAAACGAACCTTATAA
- a CDS encoding histidine kinase: protein MKTLLYKYCFSFLAIILFIPIVQAQLFPARQYTAANELANSNIYDITHDARGYLWFATERGVSRFDGFKFTNYLFKEGIDGSIVYALAESDKGEFFAATKYNGVFKFGNNFKKVINENVSLQNEQIAIAGNYFYSLKKGQYVSVVDLKNPGVVTKLQFEDQNIIPNFIIKAGGDTIFIGTNKGIYSVKAHQIPKSINKTFTKEIFSICVNKNTIYAGGDGVYYILENNVITENKLNLGGIINRLLADRYGNIWCATFPQNNLILISKGLETDISSKLGINGISVNKIFEDAEGNIWLGTYGKGAFCIHHLYCSNFTNSDGLVNEYITALETDPEGNLFIGSYDGLYYLKNNIIKQQKLFPGTLEFIRGIEVNNHHLFVNIAGFKNPGLNLTTTNLNGIEQTYLLASSSMISNNTIYYSKWDKKLWSAPVTDGKIGNGTVMFYDSTAVWRRINALFQDKKNNIWIGTTHGLYILDPSGKYQKIDTGFYSTNISKFMYDGDNNILIGTDHGLVKYKNGSFQTFKSLKGRNIENITSFEMDANNRIWIGTLAGLYIMDDDAIMQFDTRNGLLSDEINALEYDEKNNYIWIGTTFGMSRIDIDAFNKTKFNAPAAIFKSIRTPDSIYRNMENQTDVFLPYTTTNFTIRFSAIHFSAPEGIKFQYKFDDAEWQPSVGRQIEFASIPYGKHILYLKSIGERDLEGPIAKLNITVQTPFWATSWFKILVGFIIALSAYLILRWQFEAVRKKQQEKLELQSKISELRHQALAASMNPHFIFNALNSIQHFINAHNTEEATEYLGKFARLIRMMLDSGGKTFVPLSEELERLNYYLELEKVRFGNKLNYKISVDETLLNEEIEIPNMVIQPLVENALWHGLLTTNRNGDLNVSFEKLNGSIKVLVDDNGIGINESKKRKKSGHNSLGIQMIRERLELLNKLSGYQANIIIHDKSDFNPDDHGTLVQVNLM, encoded by the coding sequence TTGAAAACACTCCTTTATAAATATTGTTTTTCTTTTTTAGCGATCATTCTGTTTATTCCTATTGTTCAAGCTCAATTATTTCCGGCAAGACAATATACTGCGGCAAATGAACTTGCCAATTCCAATATATATGATATAACGCATGATGCCCGCGGCTATCTCTGGTTTGCCACAGAACGTGGCGTGAGCCGATTCGATGGCTTTAAATTCACCAATTATTTATTTAAGGAAGGTATAGATGGCTCAATTGTGTATGCACTTGCCGAAAGTGATAAAGGTGAATTTTTCGCAGCAACTAAATATAATGGAGTATTTAAGTTCGGGAATAACTTTAAAAAAGTGATCAATGAAAATGTTTCTCTGCAGAATGAACAAATAGCCATTGCAGGGAATTATTTTTATTCCTTAAAAAAAGGGCAATATGTTTCTGTTGTTGATCTTAAAAATCCAGGGGTGGTTACCAAACTACAATTTGAGGATCAGAATATTATCCCCAATTTTATTATTAAGGCTGGTGGAGATACAATTTTTATTGGAACGAATAAAGGAATTTACAGTGTAAAAGCCCATCAAATACCTAAATCTATTAATAAAACTTTCACAAAAGAGATATTTTCTATTTGTGTTAATAAAAATACGATCTATGCCGGTGGAGATGGAGTGTATTATATATTGGAAAACAATGTCATCACAGAAAATAAATTAAATTTAGGAGGAATAATTAATCGTTTATTGGCAGATAGGTATGGCAATATTTGGTGTGCCACCTTTCCACAAAACAACCTTATATTAATAAGTAAAGGATTGGAAACGGATATCTCCTCTAAATTGGGAATTAATGGAATTTCCGTCAACAAAATATTTGAAGACGCAGAAGGAAATATCTGGCTGGGAACTTATGGCAAAGGCGCGTTTTGTATTCATCATTTATACTGTTCTAACTTCACAAATAGCGACGGGCTCGTAAATGAATATATTACTGCACTGGAGACTGATCCGGAAGGTAATCTGTTTATTGGTAGTTACGATGGTCTTTATTATTTGAAGAATAATATTATTAAACAACAAAAATTATTTCCGGGAACTTTGGAATTTATTCGGGGAATTGAAGTTAATAATCATCATTTATTTGTGAATATTGCCGGCTTTAAAAACCCGGGATTAAATTTAACAACCACAAATTTAAATGGTATTGAACAAACATATCTGTTAGCAAGTAGTTCCATGATAAGTAATAACACTATTTATTACAGCAAATGGGATAAAAAATTATGGAGTGCTCCTGTAACTGATGGAAAAATTGGAAACGGCACTGTAATGTTTTATGATTCAACTGCGGTATGGAGAAGAATAAATGCATTATTTCAGGACAAAAAAAATAATATTTGGATAGGCACCACACATGGTTTGTATATTTTAGACCCATCAGGAAAATATCAAAAAATAGATACCGGTTTTTATAGTACTAATATTTCCAAATTTATGTACGATGGAGATAACAACATTTTAATAGGAACTGATCATGGTTTAGTAAAATATAAGAACGGAAGTTTTCAAACTTTTAAAAGTTTAAAAGGGAGGAATATTGAAAATATTACTTCTTTCGAAATGGATGCCAATAATAGAATTTGGATCGGGACTTTAGCTGGGTTATATATTATGGATGACGATGCAATTATGCAATTTGATACTCGAAATGGACTCCTATCCGATGAAATAAACGCATTGGAATACGACGAAAAAAATAATTATATATGGATTGGAACAACTTTCGGAATGTCGAGAATTGATATTGATGCATTTAATAAAACTAAGTTTAATGCACCCGCTGCAATATTTAAAAGCATAAGAACACCTGATTCTATTTATAGAAATATGGAAAACCAAACGGATGTATTTTTGCCTTATACCACCACTAATTTCACTATAAGGTTTTCAGCAATTCATTTTTCGGCACCGGAGGGAATAAAATTTCAATATAAATTTGATGATGCGGAATGGCAGCCGTCGGTAGGACGTCAAATTGAATTTGCCTCCATTCCGTACGGAAAACATATACTTTATCTCAAATCAATTGGAGAGCGCGATCTGGAAGGCCCGATCGCTAAACTGAACATTACAGTGCAAACTCCTTTTTGGGCTACAAGTTGGTTTAAAATTCTGGTGGGTTTTATTATTGCACTTTCTGCATATCTGATCTTGAGATGGCAATTTGAAGCCGTACGAAAAAAGCAACAGGAAAAACTGGAGTTGCAATCGAAAATTTCTGAACTTCGACATCAGGCTCTTGCAGCAAGTATGAATCCGCATTTTATTTTTAATGCACTCAATTCCATTCAACATTTTATTAATGCACATAATACAGAAGAGGCTACAGAATATCTCGGAAAATTTGCGAGACTCATTCGCATGATGCTCGACTCAGGCGGAAAAACTTTTGTCCCCTTAAGTGAAGAATTGGAGCGATTAAATTATTATCTCGAACTTGAAAAAGTTAGATTCGGAAATAAACTTAATTATAAGATATCTGTTGATGAAACACTCCTGAATGAAGAGATAGAAATACCTAATATGGTGATCCAACCACTGGTGGAAAATGCACTTTGGCATGGATTACTAACAACCAACAGAAATGGAGATCTGAATGTATCCTTCGAAAAGTTAAATGGTTCCATAAAGGTTCTGGTAGATGATAATGGTATTGGAATAAATGAAAGTAAAAAACGCAAAAAATCAGGACATAATTCACTCGGAATTCAGATGATTCGGGAAAGGCTGGAATTACTCAATAAATTAAGCGGATATCAGGCAAATATCATTATTCATGATAAATCTGATTTTAATCCCGACGACCACGGCACTTTGGTGCAGGTAAACCTGATGTAA
- a CDS encoding GH3 auxin-responsive promoter family protein, whose translation MHIIHSITSTIFKRHVSRIQSAVNDPVRAQEEVFKKLISGGENTEWGKNHDYKSVKNISDLKNRFPVQDYDTIKPYIDRLMQGEQNILWNEPIIWFAKSSGTTSDKSKFIPVSQNALKECHYQGGKDVIAMYLHNNPSSKLFTGKTLLMGGSHQINKLNQFSKFGDVSAVMMQNMPMLSRYAMTPSLKIALMDEWESKISSMANHTINKNVTSIAGVPTWTIVLIRRLFELTGKNNLNDIWKNLELYIHGGVSFKPYRNQFKELIRGDNMHYVETYNASEGFFAFQDRLLSEEMLLMPDYGIYYEFIPLEEFEKEDPKTITWENVELNKNYAIVISTNAGLWRYKIGDTIKFTSKDPYRIKITGRVKHFINAFGEEVIVDNSDKAIEEASVRTNAKVTEYTAAPIYIEGNEKGGHEWIIEFEQMPNDLELFINTLDATLKSVNSDYEAKRHKDLALKMPVVHVAKKGAFYEWLKSKGKLGGQHKVPRLSNERNYLEEIRKFI comes from the coding sequence ATGCACATTATTCACTCTATTACCTCCACCATTTTTAAGCGGCATGTTAGCCGCATCCAATCTGCTGTGAATGATCCTGTAAGGGCGCAGGAAGAAGTATTTAAAAAATTAATTTCAGGTGGTGAAAATACGGAGTGGGGGAAAAATCACGACTATAAATCTGTAAAGAATATCAGCGATCTTAAAAACAGGTTTCCTGTGCAGGATTATGATACAATAAAACCCTATATCGACCGATTAATGCAGGGGGAACAAAATATTTTATGGAATGAACCCATTATCTGGTTTGCAAAATCGTCGGGCACTACAAGCGATAAAAGTAAATTTATTCCCGTAAGTCAAAATGCTTTAAAGGAATGTCACTACCAGGGAGGAAAAGATGTGATCGCCATGTATCTGCACAATAATCCTTCATCCAAATTATTTACCGGCAAAACTTTATTGATGGGTGGTAGTCATCAGATCAATAAATTAAATCAGTTTTCAAAATTTGGTGATGTAAGTGCAGTTATGATGCAAAATATGCCAATGCTTTCCCGATATGCAATGACCCCTTCTCTTAAAATTGCATTAATGGATGAATGGGAAAGTAAAATTTCTTCCATGGCAAATCATACCATCAATAAAAATGTTACGAGTATTGCCGGAGTGCCAACATGGACCATCGTTTTGATTCGCAGGTTATTTGAACTTACAGGAAAAAATAATCTAAATGATATCTGGAAAAATCTGGAATTATATATTCATGGTGGGGTTAGTTTCAAACCATATAGAAATCAGTTTAAAGAATTAATTCGAGGCGACAACATGCATTATGTAGAAACCTACAATGCGAGCGAAGGATTTTTTGCATTTCAGGACAGATTATTATCTGAGGAAATGTTATTGATGCCAGATTACGGAATTTATTACGAATTTATTCCGCTCGAAGAATTTGAAAAAGAGGATCCAAAAACTATTACCTGGGAGAATGTGGAATTGAATAAAAATTATGCTATCGTTATTTCTACGAATGCAGGATTGTGGAGATATAAAATTGGTGATACTATAAAATTTACTTCAAAAGATCCTTACAGAATTAAAATAACAGGCAGGGTGAAACACTTTATCAATGCATTTGGGGAGGAAGTGATAGTGGACAATTCAGATAAAGCAATTGAGGAAGCAAGTGTGCGCACTAATGCAAAAGTTACCGAATACACTGCCGCACCTATTTATATTGAAGGTAATGAAAAAGGCGGGCACGAGTGGATAATAGAATTTGAACAGATGCCAAATGATTTAGAACTATTTATTAATACTTTGGATGCTACACTTAAATCGGTAAACAGCGATTACGAAGCAAAAAGACATAAGGACCTCGCGTTAAAAATGCCTGTGGTGCATGTTGCAAAAAAAGGCGCATTCTACGAATGGCTTAAATCGAAGGGTAAATTGGGAGGGCAACACAAGGTGCCGAGGCTAAGTAACGAACGCAATTATCTGGAAGAGATCAGGAAGTTTATATGA